The Desulfitobacterium chlororespirans DSM 11544 genome contains a region encoding:
- the rpsM gene encoding 30S ribosomal protein S13 — protein sequence MARIAGVDLPREKRVEVGLTYIYGIGLPTAQKILARTGVNPETRIRDLSEEEVNRLREVIDKEIKVEGDLRREVSLNIKRLMEIGCYRGLRHRRGLPVRGQRTKTNARTRKGPIKTVGAKRKK from the coding sequence ATGGCACGTATCGCTGGAGTAGATTTACCGCGGGAAAAACGTGTTGAAGTGGGCCTGACCTATATCTATGGTATTGGGCTTCCCACCGCACAAAAGATCCTCGCCAGAACCGGCGTCAACCCGGAAACCCGTATTCGTGACTTATCCGAAGAGGAAGTGAACCGCCTCCGGGAAGTTATCGATAAAGAAATTAAAGTTGAAGGTGACTTGCGTCGGGAAGTATCCCTTAATATTAAGCGCTTGATGGAAATCGGCTGCTACCGTGGATTACGTCATCGTCGTGGGCTTCCTGTACGGGGTCAACGTACCAAGACGAATGCTCGTACCCGTAAAGGTCCGATCAAGACTGTTGGCGCAAAACGTAAAAAGTAA
- the rpmJ gene encoding 50S ribosomal protein L36, with the protein MKVRPSVKKICEKCKVIKRHGKVMVICENPKHKQRQG; encoded by the coding sequence GTGAAAGTAAGGCCTTCTGTGAAAAAAATCTGTGAAAAATGCAAGGTCATTAAGCGCCATGGCAAAGTCATGGTGATATGTGAAAACCCGAAACACAAACAAAGGCAAGGATAA
- the infA gene encoding translation initiation factor IF-1, which translates to MSKEDVIEVEGKVLEPLPNAMFLVELSNGHKVLAHVSGKIRMNFIRILPGDRVTVELSPYDLSRGRIVYRFK; encoded by the coding sequence ATGTCAAAAGAAGACGTTATTGAAGTTGAAGGAAAAGTCCTGGAACCACTGCCCAATGCCATGTTTTTAGTGGAATTATCCAATGGGCATAAGGTATTGGCACATGTATCCGGGAAGATTCGCATGAATTTTATACGTATTCTGCCGGGAGACCGGGTCACTGTGGAGCTTTCTCCCTATGACTTATCTCGCGGGCGGATCGTGTATCGGTTTAAGTAA